TTCGCTTAATAAATGGAAATTTCGAATCATTTGTTCTTGATTAGGGTGTAACTTGCAAGGCCACATTGGCAAGTTAGCAGAATTGGATAAATTAGGGTTAACAAGGCTTTGGAGTTGCATATGAAGTTGAAGCCTTTCAATGGCTGAATTGCTTAGTGCTTCCATGCCTTTTGATTCTTTCATGTCAGAGTACCGATTCGTTTGAGACTGTTTACGCCTtttaagtaaattctttttaagctTAGTGTTCCAATAATTTTTGATGTCATTATCTGTTCTTCCAGGCAATTGGGCTGCAATTATGGACCACCTATATGATTTCCCAAGAAAATATTTATCAATAAATTATCTAATTCATAATATTTGAACTGTCTCATGCGACGAGACGTGTAACGTTCAAAAGCTAAAACAATACACAGCGAATATTTTCAGGTTTCAACTAATAACCATTATGGAAAATATCAGTTAGTCACTACTTTGGTTGTTACAAGGCCAATAAACTATAGTTCAAACTTTAAAGTTATATACCTGCTGCCAATGCTAATATAGAGACTGGAAATGATGTCATCTTCTTCTTCAGAGAATCCTCCATGTTTGATATTCGGTCTAAGGTAATTCAACCATCTCAATCTGCAACTTTTTCCACACCTGTTTATACCTGCATATCATTGTCAAGTTAGAACTCCAAAAATGATATTTCTCACACAAAAACACATAAATCGTCTATATCATTAAAAACATAAAAGCAAATATTATGAGCAATGAATAAAAATATATACCAATCTTATGAGGAAGAGCGATCCAGTTACCACCGAAACCATAGTTTTCGATGTAATGCTTGAGTATAGCATCTTCTTCAGGGGACCATGGCCCTTTTTTCACAATTGTTTTGTCACAGCAAGGTGCTCTTCCCATGGTTCTTATATTTCTTTCTATTTTTAATTTTTGGAATCTTTTTCTCTCTGTTTATATTTGTTTCTCTGTTTGATGTATGAATGTGTGACAATTCAAGTTGGTTGTGATGcatatatatatagaaaagaaaGTCAAAGTTTTGGTGACTCTCTATCTAGAAGGAactattaaattttttttactttagtaAATACTACGTAATCTTTATAGAGACAATTTACGTGTTATATTGAATATTTTTTAAATTGTCATAAGGactattcttaaaaaaaaaattatgatatgCAAAGATTGTTTGTACTTTAGCTATAACCGTTAACGCTAATATACGACAcatttatgcatataatcaatctttATGTATAGCACTTAAGGCTATAAATAGAAAattcataataattatattattattattattattattattattattattattattattattattattattattatggttaaagctaaaaataggccatatactttcatttttgtcccaatgtaggctatGGTGTATCAAATGGTTACCCACTTTGGTACAAGAGAAATGACTGGAGATATCTTTTGGTGAGGTGCGGTAGGGATGTTAGTAGTGGGCTATGTGCTAGTGGGCATAACAAGAGAACTAGAAAGAAAGCACTTGATGAATCTCGAGAATCTAGTAATCAAGGTAAGCTTAAGGTTAAGAAAGCAGGTAAAAAGTACAAATGTAGGTCAAAACCAATTGAGGGTTGCCCTTTTAGGCTGTTTGCATCATGGATGCAAAATGAAGAATCTTTTCAAATCAAAACTTTGATAAAGGATCACAATTGTAGTAGACACTTTGACCTTGGTTCTTTAGTAACATATAAATGGATAGCAAGGCAGTTTGTTCATGAAATCATTGAAAACCCTCAGATGCCATATAGGACAATGAGAGCAGAAATAAAGAGGAGGTTTCTAATCAATGTGAGTTTGGGACAATGTAGGAGAGCAAAACAGACTGCACTTTATGATCATGAAGGGGGGTTGAAAGATCATTATGGTAGGCTAAGGGATTACATGGATGCATTATTGAAATCCAATCCAGGTTCCACAGTTAAGTTAGAGTCAGATGTTGGTGAAAATGGGAACACATATTTTTCAAGGTTTTATGTGTGTTTTAAAGGGTTGAAAGATGGTTGGAAAGATGCTTGTAGAAGTGTTATTGGACTTGATGGATGTTTTCTCAAAGCAACATGTAAAGGTGAACTATTGACTGCCATGGGTAGAGATGCAAATAATCAAATTTATCCAATAGCATGGGCTGTAGTTGGTGTGGAAAATAGAGACAATTGGTGTTGGTTCCTTTCTACATTGGCTGAAGATCTTGATTTGGGGAATGGAGACTATCTGACTATCATTTCAGATGGACATAAGGTTTGTTATTTTCCTATACTATGCTTGTAAATATTCCATAAATATACACTATAattgatatttttttttacttGATGATCATTAACAGGGCCTTATTGATGCTGTTATAACTTGGTTACCTAGGGCTGAGCACAGGCAATGTACAAGGCATATATATGCAAACTTCAAAAAGAGATGGTCTGGTGTACATTGGAGAAAACTGGTTTGGTCTGCAGCCTCAACTACAATGAGACATAAATTTGAAGCCATAATGGAAAGGATAAAAGCACTTGATGAAGATGCTCATAAATACCTAATTGATAAAGATCCAAACAGTTGGTCTAGAGCTTTCTTTGAAATGGATAGATGTTGTGTAGCATTTGAGAATGGTATTTCAGAAAGCTACCACAATGTGATAGAACCTGCAAGATATAAACCAATAATATCAATGCTTGAAGAGATTAGATTGTATCTAATGCAAAGGATTTACAACATGAATCTACAAGCTCAAGAGCTGGAGGATGACATTTGTCCATCTATTAGGAAACACTTGGAACACTTGAAGAGGTTAATACGGTAAGTCAAAAATATTTATGTATACATTATTTTCTTGATCAGTATGCAATTGTGTTAAAtggtggtaattttttttttttttacagtaaaTGGGATGTTTTTCCTAGTATCTATCAAGAGTTTGAAGTGACTAGTTTTAAAGAATCATATACTGTGAATCTAGCTGATAGGAAGTGTAGTTGTAGGTTATGGGATGCTAGTGGGATACCTTGTGTGCATGCAGCTAAAGCATACAGCTTTATACACAAAGATCCAGAAGAAGGTGTTAGCAGTTGGTATACTAAACAAATGTGGTTAGCTGCATATAGTTATCCAATCCACCCTGTGAGTATTATTTGTGGTCAAAGTCAAGAACCTCCTATTCTGCCCCCAATAAAGAGGAAAATGCCAGGTAGACCTAAAAAGAAAAGAATTAGAGATCCAACTGAAAATGATTATGAAGTTAGTAGAGTTGGAAGACAGATGACTTGTAAAAATTGTTGGGAAAAGGGTCATAACAAGTTAAGCTGTAAGAAACCACCTCAACCAAAACCACCACAACAAAAAATTGAAAGAAAAGGTAGAGGTGGAAGTGGATCTGGATCTGGTAGAGGTGGTGGTTCAGGTGGTGGTAGAGGTGATGATACAGGTGGTGGTTCAGGTGGTGGTAGAGGTGATGGTACAGGTAGTGGTAGAGATGGTGGTAGATCTGGAGGTAGAGGTGGTAGAGGTGGTGGTAGATCTGGAGGTAGAAGTGGTAGAGGTGGTGGTAGATCTGGAGGTAGAAGTGGTGGTAGAAATTGTGCTAGTGGTCCTGGTAATGTGGAAGAGACTACTCCTATGGAAGAATCAAACATCAACTTAGAACAAAATGTGGAAGAACCAACACCTGCTGTTgttaacaacatgaaacaaaacacTCCTAAAGCACCTTTGAAAAGAACAAGGAAGCCCTCAGAAAGAATTTTTGGAATGAAAAAACAATTCAAATTTGATAAGGATGGAACTGGTTCAAACATTGAAATGCCCTTTAATCTGGATGAATAAAAGTAGAACAAGATCTGATGATTTGCTATTTTTAATTTAGTGCTTTTGCAAGTGGTCACAGCTTTCTATGTACATGTTGGTCTTTTGCAAGTGGTCACAGCTTAAACTATTGTGAACATGTTGGTTTTTGTGGTCAAAGTCATAGTGTTTGTAATGTAGTGCTTTTGATATGTATTACTTATTTTTTGTACATGTATGACAATGACAACATCCGACAATGACAACATCTGGAACTTTGCAACTTTGTTATGCCAAAAGATGGAACTTTTCTTTTCATTCATTCAATGGTAATCCATACATTACAGCATCAACATAAAACATCAAACAATACAACTAGATGGTTAACCATAAAACAATAAGCAACAATACAACAACTACACAACATTTCTTATAAAATCCCTTATCTTCTATTGTCTTCTTCAATTCTTCTCTTGTCTTCTTCAATTGCAACTGCAAATTCATCACTTCACTTTCCAATTCTTCTAGTCTAATTCTGTCATTGACTATTTGTCTTTGGTCTTGGTTTAAGCTACAGTGCATATCATACAACACCTTTCTGTACCAATCATCATTAAGTTCATAATCCAGCCAGTAAAACGACCCACATTGACATCCTGAAAACTGGATTACAATGAAGCTCTCGAATTAGGGGTTTTTTCAAAACTAGGGGTTAATTattgaataaaattaaaaatttataaaacataTACTTACAGATGAATTGGGGCATACCAAGAATATCCTAGCGGGGTTCTTTTTGGTCCAAGCAATTCTTTTCTTCAATGATAATCCACAACGACACAAACCTGACATATTAGGGTTCGTGGggtatgaagaagatgaagaagatgaagaagacgaAGAAGACATCAATTTTGTGAAGATGAAATCGAATTTAGTGTTATAAGATTAGGGTTGTAAAATTAGGGTTCGTGGGAAAAAAATTGGGGATGAAAGTGAATCTGATGTATAAGAGTGTTTAAATAGCCAAAGTGGTTCCCAATACAGGTACACGTCAGATTAGGTAGCATTAGCCGGTTTTCAAGTTATGTTCGTGTACATTAGTACAACTTTTAAGAGTATATGACCTTGGTATTTTATGGAGTATATggcctacattggaacaaaaatgaaagtatatatggcctatttttggctttaacccttattattattattattattattattattattattattattattattattattattattattattattattattattattaaagaattGTGTATGTAATACTGAGTATATTGATAATTGATCTATACAAGTATACCAATTTcagtaaaaattaaataaatgcgaAAAACATATCAAATAAAACTAAATTTTCAACAAAATAGAAGTTATAATGTACAATACCAAATTTTACCATAATTAAAAAGATCAAGGGGATTTTGTCATTTTACGTGTTTGGTGCATAGATGTACAGCTATGACTccctgaaacaaaaaaaaaaacaaaaaaattgacAAATTATATCAAATATCAAAAGGAAGTGGCTACCATCAAAGATAAAGGAAATATTAACCTAAATTTTATCTTTTAtttagtataattaataataataataataataataataataataataataataataataataataataataataataataataataataataataataataataataataataataataaaaataattatacatTTATTTTGCTAACGGCAGCCCTAAAGGCCGTCGTCAGCATGCTTTAACATGATGGTTACTAGTTATTTTCTTAATGGCAATTATCAAAATGTACAATAAAATAAAGCGTGTTAACGACAGCCTTTAAGACTGTCGTTAGTAAAATCCTTATATAATACTACGTATAATATATTCTTAGTCAATATTCTGCTAATATACCCCATACTGCAATAACTAATATCCATACAATAAAGTTTCAAACTCATAATATACTCTATACAAATACGTTCCATATTATCAGTAATTCTGTTAGATTAAATATCTCTTAAATGAATATTTAACAAGCAGGTGGGCACATTACAGTAGCAACCTTGAAAGGTAGTTGAGTTGTAGTTTCCACACATACGAGGCAACTAAATATAGCAAATGAAACATAAATGTGGTATATGTAAAAGTTACAAAAGTTTCATGACAAGACCAACATGTAAATAGTTGACCATGCGTTTAGTGCAAAAGCATCAGGTAAGTCCCCATCATAAGCATTGCACACTTCTCTTGCCCAAGAATAAACAAATGTGTCATTGTACCTACATTTAACATATCATACATTCAATACTTTTTTTATAACTACTACAAAAGAAACTTATAAATTCAGATATAATCAAGTGTAAAAGGATGTGAATCGAAATGAATAGATTACTTCGTTTCTAGACACTGACTACAAAagaacaaaaatatataatgcaggtCAATAAGTAACAACTTTGGTCAGCGCCGAATATTGAGGCGTGCAAGGCGTGCAGCCGCATAGGGTCCAATATCTATAagagcccaaaaatatattttaatattacatacCTAGGCTCATTTTACATACATAGGTTCATTTgttaattaataatttaaaaaattgAAAAAAGAATATACATAATCAATGTCGAATACTCTGTAATCCAATACTGAGCTCCAATACTCCGACATCGATTCTATCAATTTATAtgtaataattttaaaaattatagtTACATGTACATAAAATGGCCCATATTATTTTTCGAACATGGCCCATAAAATTGACAGGACGGCCCTGACTTTAGTAACCAAAATATAGTATCAAGTTCAATTGGTTGTTTATGTAAACACAACTCAAAATGAGCCTTGCGACGAGACGCGGACATTCCCCATGCTGCGGTTCCCTCCGGTCCGTCCACGGGTTGGGTTAGGGGAACATCTTAGAGATTTCATTCGCGGATCCAAACGCGCAAACATCAATTAAGATTGGTTGTAACAAATCATCACTAAATAGTTACCTAATGAATATGTACAATAACATTTATACAAACAACAGTATATATGATTAGTCGTTATACATCATTACTAAATAGCTACTTAATGTGTTTGGCATGATGGACAACATTATGAATGAGACATTAAAATTTTGTATAAAAACGAAAACACCAGTTTACTCAAACATCAAACATAGAATTAATTATACGTTATCAAAGACGTAAAATTTAAAcattgtgttgtagctcatgtggtagtggtctgcctctcttagcgaaAAGTCGGAAGTTCAACTCCCGTGGGGTGCTACATTGCACACAATGGCACCCCTTTATCCTTGAATTCCACTCAAGGGTGCCTTTCGCACATCGCCGTGCGGGGGCAGTGGGGGAGGGGAGTTTTACtgcccatgccctcggattgggtcgggtttcctcctgggcagcagttgggggcgggttatgcaactgcagggagatgaacgcgtggatAGTTAAGTCCCCATGAGTGATCTCGTACTGCTGTTAAAAAAAACGTAAAATGTACGTTATTAGCAACTCTCCCTTGATACCAGTCAAATAGGGGTAAAATGTCGTACCTTGAGAAGTAGTTGGCATTGAAGTCGTTAAGGCATCAACCTatttcatatttgaaattaaatTGACATCACAAATCAAAAAATTGGAACTTCCTTTCTAAAGTACACAAATACTTTGTAAAAACAAAATAAATGATAGATGTTAACC
This genomic window from Rutidosis leptorrhynchoides isolate AG116_Rl617_1_P2 chromosome 2, CSIRO_AGI_Rlap_v1, whole genome shotgun sequence contains:
- the LOC139887737 gene encoding transcription factor MYB36-like, whose translation is MGRAPCCDKTIVKKGPWSPEEDAILKHYIENYGFGGNWIALPHKIGINRCGKSCRLRWLNYLRPNIKHGGFSEEEDDIISSLYISIGSRWSIIAAQLPGRTDNDIKNYWNTKLKKNLLKRRKQSQTNRYSDMKESKGMEALSNSAIERLQLHMQLQSLVNPNLSNSANLPMWPCKLHPNQEQMIRNFHLLSESSNPLMMQHFTHDIITPQIVELDASPNNSLQQVYSPFYNTMVSEMDNLVNDESNVSGSSASHVSEPGDTEQRKMELQNFWVLQSEKDNLLANNKRANINIASLDEVQTSGFHDFKEKDFANISVPNWSSNHVFDWSILNLDSWITNH